The sequence ATTGTTATCATTGAGAATACAGTAATTGTTCCTCCGCCAATTACTGCTGAAGGAATTGTATTTATAATCGCTCCAAATTTAGGTACAAATCCAGCTATTAATAAAACTGTAGCTGCTATTCCAATTACATATCTACTTACTACTTTAGTTAAAACTACAAGTCCAACATTTTGAGAGTAAGTTGCAGTTGGAAAAGAGTTTAATATAGCTGAGAAAATAGCTCCTACACCATTTCCTATTACTCCTCCAGATAACTCTTTATCACTAACTTCTCTATTTATTCCTCCTAAAGTAATAGCCGATAGATCTCCTACAGCTTGAATAGCTGTTACTAAATACATTATTACCATCGCTACTATAGCTCCAGCTTCAAATTTAGGAGTTCCAAAAATAAAAAATTTTGGAAAAGCAAACCAGGCAGCTTCGCTTACTGGAGTAAAATTAACTATTCCTAAAACCATCGATATTATATATCCTACCACTATTCCTATTAAAATAGAGGATAACTTTGTAATTCCCCTAGTAAATTGGTTGAAAAATAATACTGTTGCTAATACGACTAAGCTTATAGCCCAGTTTTGATATGATCCATAAGTTGGGCTTCCCACCCCACCTGCCATATAGTTAATTCCTATTGGAAATAAAGATAATCCTATTGAAAAAACAACAGTTCCTGCAACTAAAGGTGGAAAATACTTTCTTATCTTCTTTAAATAGGCACCAATTAAAATAGAAGCTATTCCACCTACTATTTGTGCTCCAAATAGTGTAGGTAAGTTCAAAGAATTTCCTCCTAATATAGCTAAAACTGTTGGTAAAAATCCAAAACTTGTTCCCATCACCACAGGTAGCTTAGATCCTATTCTTAGACCTGCAAAAAGTTTAATTGGATAAATCTGTAAAAATGTTGCTATTGCAGCCGATAACATTGCACATTGAATTAAAATTGTAGTTATACTAGGATCCAATTTGGTTACTCTTGAAATTATTAAAATAGGAGCTACATTTCCTACAAACATAGCCACAATATGTTGAAAAGCCAATGGCAATGCTTCTAGAAAAGCAGGTTTTCCATCAACTTTAAACAATTCAGCTCCATCTTTTAAATTTTGATTTTTATCTAACATCTTTGCACCTCAAACACTATGATTTTTATCACACTCTTATCCATTGATTATTTTATCATATTTTCTTAATAAAATCTAGACTATTATTATTTAACTATGTCTTAATTTACATATTTAGGATAAAAAAATTACACCTAAAATCTTAAAAAGATCCTAGGTGTAAACCTTTATAATTATTTTTCTACTTCTTCCCCTTCTGGTTTCAATTCATTAAATTTTGAAATTACAGTATCTGTAATCTCTTTTCTTAGTTCTGGAGTAATAGGATGAACTATATCTCTATACTCTCCATCTGGCATTTTTCTTGATGGCATAGCCACAAACATTCCCTTTTGTCCATCAATAATTTTTAATCCATGAATAACAAAGCACTCATCAAAAGTCACATCAGCATAGGCTTTCAACTTTAATTCATTTTCCCCTTTAACTTCTCTTAATCTTACATCTGTAATTTTCATAATCATGCACCTTCCCTTTTTTATGTAATCATTATAACCCTCTGCAAAGATGTACTTCACAGTGTTGTAATTGCTCCCTTATTGCCTCTACCTTTTCT comes from Fusobacterium necrogenes and encodes:
- a CDS encoding uracil-xanthine permease family protein, which translates into the protein MLDKNQNLKDGAELFKVDGKPAFLEALPLAFQHIVAMFVGNVAPILIISRVTKLDPSITTILIQCAMLSAAIATFLQIYPIKLFAGLRIGSKLPVVMGTSFGFLPTVLAILGGNSLNLPTLFGAQIVGGIASILIGAYLKKIRKYFPPLVAGTVVFSIGLSLFPIGINYMAGGVGSPTYGSYQNWAISLVVLATVLFFNQFTRGITKLSSILIGIVVGYIISMVLGIVNFTPVSEAAWFAFPKFFIFGTPKFEAGAIVAMVIMYLVTAIQAVGDLSAITLGGINREVSDKELSGGVIGNGVGAIFSAILNSFPTATYSQNVGLVVLTKVVSRYVIGIAATVLLIAGFVPKFGAIINTIPSAVIGGGTITVFSMITMTGIQIISKSGITGRTMVIVGLSVAVGAGVGQVPQSIAQFPQFIKLIFGSSVVMSTLLALLLNIILPKEENK
- the spoVG gene encoding septation regulator SpoVG, encoding MKITDVRLREVKGENELKLKAYADVTFDECFVIHGLKIIDGQKGMFVAMPSRKMPDGEYRDIVHPITPELRKEITDTVISKFNELKPEGEEVEK